The DNA region GGAAAAAAGTGCAGGCAAAGGATTTAGTTGATATTGCGTATAAGGTAAATGAGTTGATCCATGTACCAGCGGATGAGCTAACAGAACGTGATAAGAAGGACTTCTGGCTGGCAAATCCAGATAATCTAAAAACGGCACAAAAACGTTTGACGGATAAAGATAAAGTGGATGAAAAGGGCAATGCTATTACCGATGAAGGTACGTTATATGTCAAAACCGTGGAAAAAGTTACTCCGGAAGAAATCAATTTCGATGAGCAGACGATGCAGGTCGCGACTATTTTCAAACGGATGAATGCTGTTCAAGAGCTAAATACAGCCTTTATCAAAAACGAAGGCGTGACACAGGACGAGATCGCAATTATTGGAGAACACACATCAGAAATCGCTGGTGTTTCAACAGGAATGGACTGGGATCGTGAATATCCACATGAGACAGATCTGACAAGTATACTTGGGAAAGTTTCTTCTGAGAAAACTGGACTGCCTGCTGAGGAAGCCGATGAATACTTAGCAAAAGGGTATGAGTTGAATGATCGTGTCGGAACAAGCTATTTAGAAAAACAATACGAAGATGTTCTTCAAGGCAAAAAATCGATCTCAGAAGTAACACTGGATAGTGAAGGGAATATCGTGACGCAAACACCGATTTCTAATGGTGAAAAAGGCGAAAACTTGAAATTGACGATCGATATGGATTTTCAAGCAAGGATCGATGCAGTTGTTCGTGCACAGTATCAACAGCTTTTAGCAACCGGAAATGCCAATTACTCAGATGGTGCCTATGTCGTTGTCATGAATCCTAAAAATGGAAATGTTATGGCCATGGTTGCTTTGGATAGAGATCCGGCAACGAATGAGCTGACTTCTAATCCATTGGCAACGATCAATAAAGCATTTGAACCAGGATCTGTAGTAAAAGGTGCAACGATTTCTGCTGGTTATGAACAAGGTGTGATTTCCGGGAATGATGTACTGATCGATGAACCGATCCAAATTTATGGAAGTAAGCAGAAAGCTTCGGTGTTTAACAATCAAATCGTAGGAAATCAGATTCCGTTAACAGCAGAAAAAGCGTTAGAATATTCTTCGAATGCTTATATGATGAAATTAGTCTTGAAAATGATGAATACAGACTATGAATACAACATGCAGCTGCCGTATAAAACAGGTGACCCAACACTATTTGAAGTTTTACGTAAAACATTTGGGGAATATGGTATGGGGGTCTCAACAGGGATAGACTTACCGGGAGAAGAAACTGGACTTTCAAACAAAGCGTTCAATGATCCTGAATATGCACCAATGCCAGGACATTTACTTGACTTATCTTTTGGTCAGTATGATACGTATACAGCGATGCAGCTTGCTCAATATGCTTCGACGGTTGCAAATGGTGGTACGCGGTACGCACCACGTGTTGTTGAAGGCATTTATAACAACAATTCAGATGGTTCGATCGGTGAGTTAAAAGAAGCTATGGGACCAAAAGAATTAAATAAGGTGGATATCACACCGGAACAAATGCAAATTATCCAGAATGGTTTTTATAATGTAGTTCACGGCAATGATACCTTTACTACGGGGCGCTATATGCAGGGAGCAGCTTTAGATATTGCAGCAAAAACCGGTACGGCGGAAACTAACGTAGGAGAACATATTACTGTAAATAGTAATGTTGTCGCT from Enterococcus sp. 9D6_DIV0238 includes:
- a CDS encoding peptidoglycan D,D-transpeptidase FtsI family protein, which gives rise to MKKMSFLDKLKNENEEPDTQRTKKSHIPFRLNLLFFVIFGLFVALIVRLGYLQIAEGQEYAQKVDANSTLKIKSSAPRGQIYDASGNILVGNKSNLAITYTRGKKVQAKDLVDIAYKVNELIHVPADELTERDKKDFWLANPDNLKTAQKRLTDKDKVDEKGNAITDEGTLYVKTVEKVTPEEINFDEQTMQVATIFKRMNAVQELNTAFIKNEGVTQDEIAIIGEHTSEIAGVSTGMDWDREYPHETDLTSILGKVSSEKTGLPAEEADEYLAKGYELNDRVGTSYLEKQYEDVLQGKKSISEVTLDSEGNIVTQTPISNGEKGENLKLTIDMDFQARIDAVVRAQYQQLLATGNANYSDGAYVVVMNPKNGNVMAMVALDRDPATNELTSNPLATINKAFEPGSVVKGATISAGYEQGVISGNDVLIDEPIQIYGSKQKASVFNNQIVGNQIPLTAEKALEYSSNAYMMKLVLKMMNTDYEYNMQLPYKTGDPTLFEVLRKTFGEYGMGVSTGIDLPGEETGLSNKAFNDPEYAPMPGHLLDLSFGQYDTYTAMQLAQYASTVANGGTRYAPRVVEGIYNNNSDGSIGELKEAMGPKELNKVDITPEQMQIIQNGFYNVVHGNDTFTTGRYMQGAALDIAAKTGTAETNVGEHITVNSNVVAYAPSNDPEIAVSVILPHLTSESSRPNQSMVTAIVNEYAAYKAEKNS